From the genome of Amycolatopsis camponoti:
GACGCCGTGGCGCTCGGCGACCTCCTGCATGAGCTGGGTCGTCGGCCCGTCCGGGATGCCCTCGGTGTAGGAGTAGAACTCGGTGTCCTGCACCTGGCAGAAGTACGGCCCGTAGAACAGCTCCTGCAGGCAGACGACCTGGGCGCCCTGCGAGGCGGCGGTGGCGATGTGGTCGACCGCCGCCTTGATCATGGACTCCTTGTCACCCGTCCACCGCTGCTGGATCAATCCGGCTCGGACGACGCTCACTTGCTTCCTCCTTGTTCGTGGACATGGACAGGGCGGCGAAGACGACGAACGCGCCGACGAAGCCGACCACCCAGTTGTAGTCGTAAAGCGGCTTGAGGAACGGGATCAGGCCGCCGTCGGGGAACGGGCCGGTATCAGCGGCGCTGTAGGCGCCTCCTACCGCCAATACGGCTCCCACCAGCGTGGCGACCAGCGCCCGCCAGTTCCAGCCGCCGCTGAACCAATACACCCCATCGGGTGTGTAGAGGTCCTTCAACCTGAGCCTCGTGCGGGCGATCACCCAGTACCCGGCGACGAGCACGCCGGCGACCGCGCCGAGCAGGCCGCCGTAGAAGCCGAGCCAGGCGAAGATGTAGATGTTCGGGTCGGAGTAGAGGCGCCACGGCTGGATCAGGACGCCGATGACGCCGGTGATCCCGCCGCCGATCGCGAAGGTGATCTTCTTCGGGAAGGCGTTCGAGAAGTCGTAGGACGGGCTGACGACGTTGGCCGCGAGGTTCGCCGAGATCGTCGCGAGCACCAGCGCGACCAGCGCCACGACGACCACGACCGGGCTGGTGAACCTGTCGGCCAGCTGCGCCGGGTCCCAGATGTCCTCGCCGTAGAGGACGTGCCCGCCCGACGTGGTCAGGATGGCGACGATCGCGATGAACGTCATGGTCGTCGGCAGGCCGAGGATCTGGCCGCGGACCTGCTTGCGCTGGCTGCCGCCGAACCGCGTGAAGTCCGGCATGTTCAGCGAGAGCGTCGACCAGAACGCGATCATCGCCATCAGCGACGGCGCGAACACCTTCCAGAAGTCCGGGCCCCAGCCGAGCTTGCCGCCGTCGGACAGGATCGGGCCGAGCCCGCCCGCCTTGACCAGCACGTAGCCCAGCATGATCAGGAAGCCGACCGACACCAGCGGCGCCGTCCAGTTCTCGAACCGGCGGACCGCCTCCATGCCGCGCCAGATGATCAGCATCTGGCCGATCCAGAAGACCACGAAGGACAGCCAGAGCGTCCAGTGCTGCCCGGCGATCTCCGGTGCGTCGCGCCACCACGAGCCGAGCAGGCGCCCGAGGATGACGTAGATGGCCTCGCCGCCTACCCACGTCTGGATGCCGAACCAGCCGCACGCGATGAACGCGCGCAGCAACGCGGCCAGGTTGGCGCCGCGCAGGCCGTAGAAGGCGCGGGCGAACACCGGGAACGGGATGCCGTACTTCGTGCCGGCGTGGCTGTTGAGCAGCATCGGCGCCAGGACGACCAGGTTGCCGATCGTGATCGTGATCAGCGCCTGCACCCAGTTCATGCCGAGCGCGATGAGCGACGCGGCCAAGGCGTAGCTGGGGATGTTGTGGGCCATCCCCATCCAGAGCGCGAAGTAGTTGTAGGTGGTCCAGGTGCGTTTCGCCACGGGGACGGGGGCCAGCTCCTCGTTGAAGAACCGGCTGCCTTCGAGAGACCCGACGTCGGCGGGGTCGAGCTCGACCCGGCCGTCGTCGTGCACGCGCTGGTCTGCGGGTGTCGGCGCCATTGCGGAATCCTGCGCGCCGGGTCGCGGCCGGGGCAACGGCAGACTGTTCACTCTTCCCTGATCAGGAGTGCAGACTGTCGATTGCGCGAACGCGCGGCGGGTGCATGACCTGCGTCACACATCGGACGGTCACATCCCGGCAAAGCGGGGGAAACGTCTCCACAGG
Proteins encoded in this window:
- a CDS encoding NCS1 family nucleobase:cation symporter-1; its protein translation is MAPTPADQRVHDDGRVELDPADVGSLEGSRFFNEELAPVPVAKRTWTTYNYFALWMGMAHNIPSYALAASLIALGMNWVQALITITIGNLVVLAPMLLNSHAGTKYGIPFPVFARAFYGLRGANLAALLRAFIACGWFGIQTWVGGEAIYVILGRLLGSWWRDAPEIAGQHWTLWLSFVVFWIGQMLIIWRGMEAVRRFENWTAPLVSVGFLIMLGYVLVKAGGLGPILSDGGKLGWGPDFWKVFAPSLMAMIAFWSTLSLNMPDFTRFGGSQRKQVRGQILGLPTTMTFIAIVAILTTSGGHVLYGEDIWDPAQLADRFTSPVVVVVALVALVLATISANLAANVVSPSYDFSNAFPKKITFAIGGGITGVIGVLIQPWRLYSDPNIYIFAWLGFYGGLLGAVAGVLVAGYWVIARTRLRLKDLYTPDGVYWFSGGWNWRALVATLVGAVLAVGGAYSAADTGPFPDGGLIPFLKPLYDYNWVVGFVGAFVVFAALSMSTNKEEASERRPSRIDPAAVDG